In Shewanella sp. VB17, a single genomic region encodes these proteins:
- a CDS encoding EAL domain-containing protein encodes MHISKFFHGIIFVLFIGLSFLVYLEQAHILAKKGKLRLENYHSYITIDHTFPEDGALLYAKIQSHTPLQFFQFIHASKNRLNFTEGEFNPTSHHPLSILFTLTLPDTRQVGSGRLQVKLFTQDLTHNAVSQFVKINLIIWLTYFIITLIFISLMIKIKQKIIYASDYVNELSHHHYHPLESSKLQAEFTPLAEALEHCLCELKKQGEERTKEYEDLNRAAFKDQTTGFATRSKFTDKLASLSSDDKNKIGLLAFIKASELNVINETLGRSAGDNYLIKIANCIRKTLTEHPNADCYRISTADFAIFLPGLIIQNGLPLVENLKSQFDEYQKTVNNESIAHIGLIPYTHDSEPATLLSLGDTATSIAQTLGPNSFYLLEKNNNDVLYDDKHWKETIDDIINKKSLKFYHQAILPCQKETTTYHELFSKFYNHDGQLLPTNTVIAMAERHNMIIELDKLVVMATLAMLAKDPTLTGAYGINISSVSVMQAPFILWLKTLLAKQKNTASRLVFEVNESGMQTNLVASYKFVEAIHSLGCRVSVEHFGMGFTSFKFFNQIKPDFIKLDGSYTNNIHQDTNNQFFVKMIINIARQLGIYVVATSVEHQDEKLALEKLLIDGLQGYYIAEPEAVKNT; translated from the coding sequence ATGCACATATCGAAATTTTTTCATGGGATTATTTTTGTACTTTTTATCGGGCTTAGTTTCCTTGTATATTTGGAGCAAGCTCATATACTCGCTAAAAAAGGCAAGCTAAGGCTGGAAAATTATCATTCATACATAACAATAGACCATACTTTTCCAGAAGATGGTGCGCTTCTTTATGCAAAAATACAGTCTCATACACCGCTTCAGTTTTTTCAATTTATTCATGCAAGTAAAAACCGTTTGAACTTTACTGAAGGGGAATTCAACCCTACTTCACATCATCCCTTGAGTATATTATTCACGTTAACATTACCAGATACTCGCCAAGTAGGATCAGGTCGATTGCAAGTCAAGCTTTTCACACAAGATTTAACCCATAATGCAGTCTCTCAATTTGTAAAAATAAACCTCATTATCTGGCTAACCTATTTCATCATCACACTGATATTTATCAGCTTAATGATAAAAATAAAACAAAAAATAATTTATGCCAGTGACTATGTCAATGAACTATCACACCACCATTACCACCCATTAGAAAGTTCTAAATTACAAGCCGAATTCACGCCTTTAGCAGAGGCATTAGAACATTGCCTCTGTGAGCTAAAAAAACAAGGTGAGGAAAGAACAAAAGAATATGAAGATCTCAATCGTGCCGCTTTTAAAGATCAAACTACAGGTTTTGCTACCCGCTCAAAATTTACAGATAAACTCGCATCGCTATCCAGTGATGACAAAAATAAAATAGGCTTATTAGCATTCATAAAAGCCTCTGAACTCAATGTCATTAATGAGACTCTAGGTCGCAGCGCAGGTGATAATTACTTAATAAAAATAGCAAATTGTATTAGAAAGACCCTGACAGAACACCCTAATGCTGATTGTTACAGAATTTCCACCGCTGATTTCGCTATTTTCCTCCCAGGGCTCATTATTCAAAATGGCCTTCCCTTGGTCGAAAATTTAAAAAGTCAATTCGATGAATATCAAAAAACGGTTAACAACGAATCGATTGCCCATATTGGCCTTATTCCTTACACCCATGATAGTGAGCCTGCAACACTCTTATCTCTTGGAGATACAGCCACTAGCATAGCCCAAACATTAGGCCCTAACAGTTTCTATTTACTCGAAAAAAATAACAACGATGTACTTTATGATGACAAACATTGGAAAGAAACGATTGATGATATTATTAACAAAAAGTCCCTAAAATTTTATCACCAAGCCATCTTACCTTGTCAAAAAGAAACGACCACTTATCATGAACTTTTTTCAAAATTTTATAATCATGATGGACAGTTATTGCCAACAAATACTGTTATAGCAATGGCAGAGCGCCACAATATGATTATCGAACTCGATAAGCTTGTCGTGATGGCTACACTAGCTATGCTCGCTAAGGATCCAACACTCACTGGTGCTTATGGGATTAACATTAGTTCAGTTTCAGTCATGCAAGCGCCATTTATTCTCTGGTTAAAAACCTTACTCGCTAAACAAAAGAACACAGCCTCCAGACTTGTTTTTGAAGTGAACGAATCTGGTATGCAGACCAACCTAGTAGCAAGTTATAAATTTGTTGAAGCTATTCACAGCCTAGGCTGTAGAGTATCTGTTGAGCATTTTGGCATGGGTTTTACCTCTTTTAAATTTTTTAATCAAATAAAACCTGATTTTATTAAACTCGACGGCTCCTATACCAACAATATACATCAAGATACTAATAATCAGTTTTTTGTTAAAATGATCATTAATATTGCACGCCAATTAGGCATTTATGTGGTGGCAACCAGTGTCGAACACCAAGACGAAAAACTAGCATTGGAAAAGTTATTGATTGATGGGCTTCAAGGTTATTATATCGCCGAGCCAGAAGCAGTTAAAAATACCTAG
- a CDS encoding VC2046/SO_2500 family protein, translated as MRTSTILINESQLGTRLNHAIDQDRRGEFALLLAFLSADARDMAQFHLSHDAIDPNLALRAKFELPEKQDLINDVTVQSSPRDNSSTFVKGGIRAFQLMQALSPEALVIRGDKPMLMQKVLANCDILTRQKYNNNVASEVHSALDIHFVDLLAQQRLISRGLT; from the coding sequence ATGCGAACAAGCACAATTTTAATCAATGAGTCACAATTGGGCACACGCCTTAATCACGCCATCGATCAAGATAGGCGAGGTGAGTTTGCACTTTTATTAGCATTCCTGTCTGCAGATGCGCGTGATATGGCTCAATTTCACTTGAGTCATGATGCTATTGATCCAAACCTAGCCTTGCGTGCTAAGTTTGAGTTGCCAGAAAAACAGGATTTGATCAATGATGTGACTGTTCAATCATCACCTAGGGATAATAGTTCCACCTTCGTTAAAGGTGGAATAAGGGCTTTTCAACTTATGCAAGCTTTGTCTCCTGAGGCTTTGGTGATCCGAGGTGATAAGCCGATGCTGATGCAAAAGGTATTGGCAAATTGCGACATCTTAACCAGACAAAAATATAATAATAATGTGGCATCAGAGGTTCATTCAGCTCTGGATATTCACTTTGTTGATCTGCTCGCTCAACAACGGTTAATAAGTCGGGGCTTAACCTGA
- the uvrB gene encoding excinuclease ABC subunit UvrB: MTELSFQLESQYAPAGDQPKAIEKLVDGIEAGLACQTLLGVTGSGKTFTIANVIKKMARPTIIMAPNKTLAAQLYGEMKEFFPHNAVEYFVSYYDYYQPEAYVPSTNTFIEKDASVNAHIEQMRLSATKALLERKDVVLIASVSAIYGLGDPDSYLKMLLHLRQGDFMGQRDILNRLSELQYTRNDIELKRGTYRVRGEVIDIFAADSDRNAIRVELFDDEIERLSLFDPLTGHIIQRIARTTVYPKSHYVTPREKILTATEYIKEELRERRQQLLDNNKLVEAQRLTERVQYDIEMMVELGYCSGIENYSRYLSGRGEGSGPPTLLDYLPADGLLIIDESHVTVPQIGAMYKGDRSRKSNLVEYGFRLPSALDNRPLKFEEFEDLMPQTIYVSATPGKYEIDKSDGEIAEQVIRPTGLLDPVLEVRPVDIQVDDLLSEIALRVKVNERVLVTTLTKRMSEDLTEYLDEHGVKVRYLHSDIDTVERVEIIRDLRLGVFDVLVGINLLREGLDLPEVSLVCILDADKEGFLRSERSLIQTIGRAARNINGKVILYANKITDSMAKAMGETERRRKLQHQFNLDNGITPKGVSKTITDVMDIGGKEYEQPDLTHIRNIAEAKGEYKVKDVATVSHQIDALEKLMYEHAKNLEFEQAAAVRDQVSRLHSTLIKA; the protein is encoded by the coding sequence GTGACAGAATTATCTTTTCAACTTGAATCTCAATATGCCCCTGCGGGCGATCAACCCAAAGCCATCGAAAAGTTAGTTGATGGCATTGAAGCGGGTCTTGCTTGTCAGACTCTGCTTGGTGTGACGGGATCGGGTAAAACATTCACCATTGCCAATGTGATTAAGAAAATGGCTCGTCCTACCATTATTATGGCGCCTAATAAAACGTTAGCTGCGCAGCTTTATGGTGAGATGAAGGAGTTTTTTCCTCACAATGCTGTTGAGTATTTTGTTTCTTATTATGATTACTATCAACCTGAGGCTTATGTGCCTTCAACGAATACTTTTATTGAAAAGGATGCTTCGGTCAATGCACATATAGAACAGATGCGTCTTTCTGCGACTAAAGCATTGTTAGAAAGAAAGGATGTGGTATTAATAGCCTCTGTATCTGCCATTTATGGTTTAGGTGATCCTGATTCTTATTTGAAAATGTTATTGCACCTAAGACAAGGTGATTTTATGGGGCAGCGAGATATACTTAACCGCCTCAGTGAGTTGCAATATACTCGTAATGATATTGAGTTAAAGCGAGGCACTTATCGCGTCAGAGGTGAGGTGATTGATATTTTTGCCGCTGATTCAGATAGGAATGCCATACGGGTAGAATTGTTTGATGATGAGATCGAACGATTAAGTTTATTCGATCCGTTAACGGGTCATATTATTCAACGTATTGCGCGTACGACGGTATACCCTAAGAGTCATTATGTGACACCTAGAGAAAAAATATTAACGGCAACAGAATATATCAAAGAGGAACTTAGAGAACGTAGACAGCAATTACTTGATAATAATAAGTTGGTTGAAGCGCAGCGTCTTACCGAAAGAGTTCAATACGATATCGAAATGATGGTTGAACTGGGCTATTGTTCTGGAATTGAGAATTACTCTAGGTACCTTTCTGGTCGAGGAGAGGGCAGTGGACCGCCGACTTTGTTAGATTACTTACCCGCTGATGGTTTACTGATCATTGATGAATCACACGTTACCGTGCCACAAATAGGGGCAATGTATAAAGGCGATCGTTCGAGAAAATCAAATTTGGTTGAATATGGTTTCCGTTTACCTTCAGCATTGGATAACAGACCGCTTAAGTTTGAAGAATTCGAAGATTTAATGCCACAAACTATTTACGTATCAGCCACGCCCGGAAAATATGAAATTGACAAGAGTGATGGTGAAATTGCTGAGCAAGTGATCAGACCAACAGGCTTGCTTGATCCTGTGCTTGAGGTTCGTCCGGTTGATATTCAGGTTGATGATTTATTATCTGAAATTGCGCTGCGAGTGAAAGTGAATGAACGTGTTTTAGTCACTACTTTAACGAAACGAATGTCTGAAGATCTTACCGAGTACCTAGATGAACATGGGGTTAAGGTAAGATACCTGCACTCTGATATTGATACCGTTGAGCGAGTTGAGATCATAAGAGATCTTAGGTTAGGTGTGTTTGACGTACTGGTGGGTATTAATTTACTTAGGGAGGGACTTGATTTACCTGAGGTGTCATTAGTGTGTATTCTTGATGCTGATAAAGAGGGTTTTTTACGTTCTGAGCGCTCTCTTATTCAAACCATTGGTCGTGCAGCCCGAAATATCAATGGGAAAGTGATCCTTTATGCTAATAAAATCACCGATTCGATGGCAAAAGCCATGGGTGAAACGGAACGACGTCGTAAGTTGCAACATCAATTTAACCTAGATAATGGCATTACTCCAAAAGGGGTATCGAAGACAATTACCGATGTGATGGACATTGGTGGTAAGGAATATGAGCAGCCAGATCTTACTCATATCCGCAATATAGCAGAGGCGAAAGGTGAGTATAAGGTCAAAGATGTGGCAACTGTCAGTCATCAAATTGATGCATTGGAAAAATTAATGTATGAGCATGCAAAAAACCTTGAATTCGAGCAAGCCGCTGCAGTACGAGATCAAGTGAGTCGACTTCATAGCACTTTGATTAAAGCCTAA
- a CDS encoding PLP-dependent cysteine synthase family protein — protein sequence MNSWVNMAIEKIESDYQRSADTHLIKLDIPQLTGIDIYLKDESTHPTGSLKHRLARSLFLYGLCNGWIKEGTTIIESSSGSTAVSESYFARLLGLPFIAVMPNTTAKKKIQQIEFYGGCCHFVNHSSEIYAASEQLASQLDGHYMDQFTYAERATDWRGNNNIANSIFEQMALEPHPIPSWIVMSPGTGGTSATIGRYIRYQRLDTQLCVADPEHSVFYDYYTTGDKTLTSAHGSKIEGIGRPRVEPSFIPGVIDNMEKIPDAASIATMRWLEKLIGRKAGPSTGTNLYGVLKIAVKMQASHQQGSIVTLLCDSGERYLDSYYDPSWVQENIGSLSKYEAQLTQFSLTGRLN from the coding sequence ATGAATTCTTGGGTTAACATGGCGATCGAAAAGATCGAATCAGACTATCAACGCAGTGCTGATACTCATTTAATTAAATTGGATATTCCTCAACTCACAGGAATTGATATCTACCTTAAAGATGAAAGTACCCATCCGACAGGCAGCCTTAAACATAGGCTGGCACGCTCGTTATTTCTGTATGGGCTTTGCAACGGTTGGATTAAAGAAGGCACAACGATTATAGAGTCTTCATCTGGGAGTACAGCTGTCTCTGAGTCGTATTTTGCTCGATTACTCGGCCTACCCTTTATTGCCGTTATGCCTAACACTACCGCAAAGAAAAAAATTCAACAGATTGAATTCTATGGCGGCTGCTGCCATTTTGTAAACCATTCAAGTGAGATTTATGCCGCTTCGGAGCAATTAGCAAGTCAACTTGATGGGCATTACATGGATCAATTTACTTATGCTGAACGTGCAACAGACTGGAGAGGAAATAACAACATAGCCAATTCAATTTTCGAACAGATGGCGTTAGAACCTCACCCTATTCCTAGCTGGATAGTGATGAGTCCTGGGACCGGAGGCACATCAGCAACCATTGGTCGCTATATACGTTACCAGCGGCTCGATACTCAACTTTGCGTTGCAGATCCAGAACACTCTGTATTTTATGACTATTACACTACAGGTGATAAAACGTTAACATCGGCTCATGGCAGTAAAATTGAAGGTATTGGCCGCCCAAGAGTGGAACCGTCATTTATTCCAGGTGTCATCGACAATATGGAGAAAATACCCGACGCCGCTTCTATCGCCACCATGCGCTGGTTAGAAAAACTAATAGGCAGAAAAGCAGGACCTTCGACAGGCACAAACTTATATGGTGTCCTTAAAATAGCAGTAAAGATGCAAGCAAGTCATCAACAGGGTTCTATTGTGACCTTATTGTGTGATTCTGGAGAACGCTACTTAGATAGCTATTACGACCCAAGTTGGGTGCAAGAGAACATAGGCTCGCTGAGCAAATACGAGGCTCAACTCACACAATTTTCCCTCACTGGTCGCTTGAACTAA
- a CDS encoding DUF406 family protein, with translation MKIATLEQSTLVNDTCNDCGSYADIGAMIDENDTQLLLSFTGIEAHKKAKITAEKAKNRFDNVTSEIKSEGEIFNLLIKFAFSVEKIIFQLENSI, from the coding sequence ATGAAGATAGCGACACTAGAGCAATCAACCTTAGTGAATGACACCTGTAATGATTGCGGCAGTTATGCTGATATTGGTGCTATGATTGATGAAAATGATACTCAGTTATTGCTTTCTTTTACAGGTATTGAAGCGCATAAAAAAGCCAAGATCACAGCAGAAAAAGCAAAAAATCGTTTCGATAATGTAACAAGTGAAATAAAGAGTGAAGGTGAAATATTTAACTTATTGATTAAATTTGCCTTTAGTGTAGAGAAAATAATATTTCAACTAGAAAATAGCATTTAA
- the rrtA gene encoding rhombosortase produces the protein MLKTPPLWGSTLPIILLISLSSIILFYVSIDDLLAYERNEIALGEYWRLFTGNLLHTNIWHLVMNVAGLWVIILLHQQHYHLTGFTLFFITLCLLQGTGLYLFYPNVLGYIGLSGVLHGIFTYGAIKDIQVGMRSGYLLLIGVIIKVGHEQWFGASKQVTEMIGTRVAIEAHLVGTITGIILFFAMVFFKLILQRKIIKASCDQ, from the coding sequence GTGTTAAAAACACCACCATTATGGGGTAGCACTTTACCAATAATATTACTTATCTCACTCAGTTCAATCATATTATTTTATGTCAGCATAGACGATCTACTGGCCTATGAACGAAACGAGATAGCATTAGGCGAATATTGGCGATTATTTACCGGCAACTTGTTACACACCAACATTTGGCACCTTGTGATGAACGTAGCCGGATTATGGGTCATTATCTTACTGCATCAGCAACACTACCATTTAACCGGCTTTACCCTATTTTTTATAACACTTTGTTTGTTACAAGGTACCGGGTTGTATCTTTTTTACCCTAACGTACTGGGGTATATTGGCTTAAGCGGTGTACTACACGGAATATTTACCTATGGTGCCATTAAAGATATCCAAGTGGGCATGCGTTCAGGATATTTATTGCTGATCGGCGTAATAATAAAAGTCGGTCATGAGCAATGGTTCGGTGCCAGTAAACAAGTCACTGAAATGATTGGTACCCGTGTGGCCATAGAGGCTCATTTAGTGGGCACGATCACAGGTATCATACTTTTTTTTGCCATGGTATTTTTCAAACTTATTTTACAAAGAAAAATAATAAAAGCATCGTGTGATCAATAA
- the queC gene encoding 7-cyano-7-deazaguanine synthase QueC, with protein sequence MSKAVVVFSGGQDSTTCLIQALTQYEEVHGITFDYGQRHQQEIDIAKKLGKQLGLKSHKTLDVTMLNELAISSLTRDSIQVSNELMDNGLPNTFVPGRNILFLTLAGIFAYQLGASTVITGVCETDFSGYPDCRNDFIKAMQSALTQGMDRPLLLSTPLMWLNKAETWALADKYHSLTLIKDETLTCYNGIKGTGCSTCSACLLRQKGLDDYANNKQQVQLDLAAKC encoded by the coding sequence ATGTCAAAAGCAGTCGTCGTGTTTAGTGGTGGTCAAGACTCAACTACTTGTCTCATTCAAGCCCTCACTCAATACGAAGAAGTTCACGGTATCACCTTTGATTACGGTCAAAGACATCAACAAGAAATTGACATTGCAAAAAAACTAGGCAAACAGCTCGGACTTAAAAGTCATAAGACACTTGATGTGACTATGCTAAATGAATTGGCTATTTCATCCCTTACTCGTGATTCAATTCAAGTATCAAATGAACTGATGGATAATGGTCTACCCAATACCTTCGTACCGGGTCGTAATATCTTATTTTTAACCCTCGCAGGTATCTTTGCTTATCAACTAGGTGCTAGCACTGTCATCACTGGTGTCTGTGAAACAGACTTTTCAGGTTACCCAGATTGTCGCAATGACTTTATCAAAGCAATGCAATCTGCATTAACACAAGGCATGGATAGACCTCTACTCCTCTCAACCCCATTGATGTGGCTCAATAAAGCTGAAACATGGGCACTTGCAGACAAATATCACAGCTTGACCTTAATCAAGGATGAAACCTTAACCTGTTATAATGGCATCAAAGGCACTGGTTGTAGCACCTGCTCAGCCTGTTTACTGAGACAAAAAGGACTTGATGACTATGCTAATAACAAACAGCAAGTACAACTTGATTTGGCCGCTAAGTGTTAA
- the rsxB gene encoding electron transport complex subunit RsxB produces the protein MSNIFIAIVLLTLLALFFGILLGIAAEKFKVEADPLVDQLEALLPQTQCGQCGYPGCRPYAEAIASGEKINKCPPGGTATMEKLADMAGVEPEPLTASEEIQIKKVAYIREDECIGCTKCIQACPVDAILGAGKLMHTVITDYCTGCDLCVAPCPVDCIDMLPITPTVKNWDWKLNVIPVQMLEEDTKC, from the coding sequence ATGTCTAATATTTTTATTGCAATTGTTTTACTGACCCTCTTAGCTCTCTTTTTTGGCATTTTACTTGGCATTGCAGCAGAGAAGTTTAAAGTAGAGGCTGACCCTCTTGTTGATCAGCTCGAAGCCTTGTTACCCCAGACTCAATGTGGTCAATGCGGCTATCCTGGCTGTCGTCCCTATGCAGAAGCCATCGCCAGCGGTGAAAAAATAAACAAATGTCCTCCCGGTGGTACAGCCACAATGGAAAAGCTTGCTGACATGGCTGGTGTAGAGCCAGAGCCTTTAACGGCAAGTGAAGAGATCCAAATTAAAAAAGTTGCCTACATTCGTGAGGATGAATGTATTGGCTGCACGAAATGTATCCAAGCTTGCCCTGTTGATGCCATCCTTGGAGCTGGAAAGCTGATGCACACTGTGATCACAGATTACTGTACCGGTTGCGATCTTTGTGTCGCACCATGCCCAGTTGACTGTATTGATATGCTTCCCATCACACCAACAGTTAAAAATTGGGACTGGAAATTAAATGTCATTCCCGTTCAAATGCTTGAAGAGGACACCAAGTGCTAA
- the rsxA gene encoding electron transport complex subunit RsxA → MSEYLLLLISTVLVNNFVLVKFLGLCPFMGVSSKLESAIGMSMATTFVLTLASILSYLINQYLLLPFDLSYLRTMSFILVIAVVVQFTEMVVQKTSSTLYRALGIYLPLITTNCAVLGVALLNINEKHGFIESAIYGFGAAVGFSLVLILFSAMRERLAAADVPEPFKGGAIAMITAGLMSLAFMGFTGLVN, encoded by the coding sequence ATGAGTGAATATCTCCTACTATTGATAAGTACTGTTCTTGTTAATAATTTTGTATTAGTTAAATTTCTTGGTCTTTGCCCTTTCATGGGGGTTTCTAGCAAACTCGAATCAGCTATTGGTATGTCAATGGCCACGACGTTTGTTCTCACTTTGGCATCGATATTAAGCTATCTAATTAACCAGTATCTATTGTTGCCCTTTGATTTAAGCTATCTAAGAACAATGAGCTTTATATTAGTCATCGCTGTGGTCGTTCAATTTACTGAAATGGTTGTCCAAAAAACCAGTTCTACGCTGTATCGCGCATTAGGTATATACCTGCCATTGATCACAACCAATTGTGCTGTGTTAGGCGTAGCTCTGCTTAATATTAATGAAAAACATGGCTTTATTGAATCAGCAATTTATGGTTTCGGTGCCGCTGTCGGATTTTCTCTTGTACTCATATTGTTTTCAGCAATGCGTGAGCGGCTCGCTGCGGCCGATGTCCCCGAACCTTTCAAAGGGGGGGCAATCGCAATGATCACTGCAGGACTGATGTCATTGGCATTCATGGGCTTTACTGGGTTGGTTAATTAA
- the queE gene encoding 7-carboxy-7-deazaguanine synthase QueE, whose product MKYPVNEVFETIQGEGVYTGVPAIFVRLQGCPVGCSWCDTKHTWDLLETNRVEPELVIQVDGTIGRWSHLTSDQLIHRLKQKAFTASHIVITGGEPCMHDLTVITETLNKAGYSTQIETSGTFTVLCSDETWVTVSPKLKMKAGMAVLPQALYRANEIKHPVATQTHIEDLDALLTNIDVANKTICLQPISQKKRATELAMRVCIERNWRLSIQTHKYLEID is encoded by the coding sequence ATGAAGTATCCGGTTAATGAAGTATTTGAGACGATCCAAGGTGAAGGAGTTTACACCGGTGTTCCAGCCATATTTGTGCGCCTTCAAGGGTGTCCTGTTGGCTGTAGCTGGTGTGATACAAAACATACTTGGGATTTACTTGAAACCAATCGTGTTGAGCCTGAGTTGGTGATCCAAGTTGATGGTACTATTGGGCGTTGGTCACATTTAACGAGTGATCAGTTAATTCACCGTTTAAAACAGAAAGCGTTTACGGCTTCACATATCGTTATTACTGGAGGTGAGCCATGTATGCATGACTTAACGGTGATAACGGAGACATTAAACAAAGCTGGCTATTCGACACAAATTGAAACCAGTGGTACGTTTACCGTGTTGTGCTCAGATGAAACTTGGGTAACCGTTTCACCTAAATTGAAAATGAAGGCGGGGATGGCGGTATTGCCTCAAGCACTTTATCGCGCCAACGAAATTAAGCACCCTGTTGCCACTCAAACCCATATAGAAGATCTTGACGCCTTATTAACAAACATTGATGTAGCTAATAAGACTATTTGTTTACAACCTATTAGCCAAAAAAAACGAGCAACTGAATTGGCTATGCGTGTCTGCATCGAGCGAAATTGGCGATTGTCGATACAGACTCATAAGTATCTAGAGATTGATTAG